One part of the Prochlorococcus marinus str. MIT 9313 genome encodes these proteins:
- a CDS encoding indolepyruvate ferredoxin oxidoreductase subunit alpha, with protein MPHSIVTEICEGVADCAQACPVGCIQPGQGKNNKGRNFYLINFDICIDCGICLQVCPVEGAVLPEERRDLQRSS; from the coding sequence ATGCCACACAGCATCGTGACAGAAATATGTGAAGGGGTTGCTGACTGTGCTCAGGCATGCCCTGTCGGCTGCATTCAGCCTGGTCAAGGCAAAAACAACAAAGGAAGAAATTTCTATTTGATTAATTTCGACATCTGCATTGATTGCGGTATCTGCCTCCAGGTCTGCCCCGTAGAAGGAGCTGTCCTTCCCGAGGAGCGACGGGACCTACAGCGAAGCAGCTGA
- a CDS encoding carbohydrate ABC transporter permease translates to MMRQRNLWIIVLLLWSLAPLLWQLYTSFCTHEALLQPLAEHNQRWTLDNYRQVLTANPPFWRYLLNSVIVGISSTGLTLLIAIPAAYSLSRVSQNIARTAKLILLGAALFPYVLLFLALLELARSFNLGNNLLALSFPYAGLSMPLAVLLLLSAFRDLPSELEEAARLEGFDLWQRLRWVLIPLIGPATASTAILVFLFSWNEYPIALTWISRADLLTLPVAIARIAGSSVYSIPYGAYAAATVLGALPLLLLVLIFQRQIVSGLTQGAIKG, encoded by the coding sequence ATGATGCGTCAGCGAAATCTTTGGATCATTGTTCTCCTGCTTTGGTCTTTAGCACCTCTGCTTTGGCAGCTCTATACATCTTTTTGCACCCATGAAGCTCTTCTACAACCATTGGCTGAGCATAATCAGCGTTGGACACTTGACAACTATCGCCAGGTATTGACAGCCAACCCTCCCTTCTGGCGTTATCTATTGAACAGTGTCATCGTTGGCATTAGCTCAACAGGATTAACCCTACTGATTGCTATTCCAGCCGCCTATTCTCTTTCAAGGGTCTCGCAAAATATTGCCAGAACGGCAAAACTTATACTGCTTGGTGCAGCTCTATTTCCATATGTTCTGCTTTTTTTGGCGTTATTAGAACTTGCAAGGAGTTTCAACCTCGGAAACAATCTGCTTGCGCTCAGTTTTCCCTATGCAGGCTTATCTATGCCGTTGGCTGTGTTGTTGCTTTTATCAGCCTTCCGCGATCTACCTTCTGAACTAGAAGAAGCCGCGAGGCTTGAAGGTTTTGACTTATGGCAGAGATTGCGCTGGGTATTGATTCCCCTAATCGGTCCTGCAACCGCAAGCACTGCCATCTTGGTCTTTCTCTTCTCCTGGAATGAATATCCAATCGCATTGACCTGGATTAGTCGAGCTGATCTCCTTACACTTCCAGTTGCCATAGCACGAATTGCAGGTTCATCGGTCTACTCAATTCCCTATGGCGCTTATGCAGCTGCCACCGTTCTAGGTGCTCTGCCGCTCTTGTTACTCGTGCTCATCTTTCAGCGACAGATCGTTTCCGGTCTGACACAGGGAGCAATTAAAGGATGA
- the rpmB gene encoding 50S ribosomal protein L28, whose translation MSRVCQLTGTRANNGMAVSHSHIRTKKLQQANLQQRRLWWAEGNRWLKLRVSTRALKTIQKKGLGVYAKSLGIDLNKI comes from the coding sequence ATGTCCCGGGTGTGTCAGCTCACTGGAACTCGCGCCAACAACGGCATGGCTGTGAGCCATTCCCACATCCGCACAAAGAAGCTGCAACAGGCCAACCTGCAACAGCGGCGCCTCTGGTGGGCTGAAGGGAACCGTTGGTTGAAACTTCGTGTAAGCACCCGTGCACTGAAAACCATCCAAAAAAAAGGTCTCGGTGTCTATGCCAAATCGTTAGGGATTGACCTGAACAAGATCTAA
- the htpG gene encoding molecular chaperone HtpG — protein MTVLEEGQIQIHTENIFPIIKKAVYSGHEVFLRELVSNGVDAISKRRMAAIAGDCTEAEEGVIDIKIDREAKTLTISDNGIGMTTDEVKKYINQVAFSSAEDFLEKYKQESDGIIGHFGLGFYSSFMVSKHVELVTKSACSESKAIRWSCDGSPRFNIQEAERNEAGTDVILHLMDEELEYIEPSRIRTLITKYCDFMPVEVKLEGESINKRNPLWRRNPREITDQEYIELYNYLYPFQGDPLLWVHLNTDYPYNLQGILYFPRIGGRADWEKGEIKLYCNQVFVSDSIKEVVPHYLLPLRGVIDSPDIPLNVSRSALQTDRRVRSIGNFVAKKVADRLRGLKAEQPLFYAEAWDALAPFVKIGSMEDEKFADQVADLILFGTTALASKETDGGTPDPIPCGEKAFTTLSGYKSRLSTEANNRILYCTDEVAQASALSLWTSQGAEILKTETFIDSQFLPWLEARHDDLRFQRVDAELDDTLKEDKPELTDQEGETKSESLRTLMKQSLNNDKVTIQVQALKGDNAPPAMILLPEQMRRMNDIGALMDQRLPGLPEHHVLLVNRRHPLVEGLLKLKSGSVLVSTSGVSPTESLAQGLARHLYDMARLGVGGLEPNELAGFQSRSAVLMGQLMDRAF, from the coding sequence ATGACTGTGCTGGAAGAAGGTCAAATCCAGATTCACACCGAGAATATTTTCCCGATCATCAAGAAAGCCGTTTATTCCGGCCACGAGGTTTTCTTGAGAGAGCTAGTCAGCAATGGCGTCGATGCAATAAGCAAAAGACGCATGGCAGCCATAGCAGGTGACTGCACTGAAGCTGAAGAAGGAGTTATTGATATCAAGATTGACCGAGAAGCAAAGACACTCACTATCTCTGACAACGGAATCGGCATGACAACCGATGAGGTTAAGAAATACATTAATCAGGTTGCCTTCTCAAGTGCAGAAGACTTCCTTGAAAAATACAAGCAGGAAAGTGACGGAATCATTGGTCATTTTGGGCTAGGTTTTTATTCTTCATTCATGGTATCGAAGCATGTAGAGCTAGTCACTAAGTCTGCTTGTTCCGAGAGTAAAGCTATTCGTTGGAGCTGTGATGGCTCACCAAGATTTAACATCCAAGAAGCCGAACGCAATGAAGCAGGAACCGATGTCATCCTTCATCTTATGGATGAAGAGTTGGAATACATCGAGCCAAGTCGAATCCGTACTCTGATCACAAAATACTGTGACTTTATGCCTGTTGAGGTAAAACTCGAAGGCGAGTCAATCAATAAGCGAAATCCTCTTTGGAGGCGCAACCCAAGAGAAATCACTGATCAGGAGTATATCGAACTCTATAATTATCTATATCCATTCCAAGGTGATCCTCTTCTTTGGGTGCACCTAAATACTGATTACCCCTATAACCTTCAGGGTATTCTCTATTTCCCTCGAATTGGTGGTCGCGCAGATTGGGAAAAAGGTGAGATAAAACTCTACTGCAATCAAGTATTTGTCAGTGATTCAATTAAAGAAGTAGTACCACACTACCTTCTTCCCCTAAGAGGTGTGATCGACTCACCTGACATTCCACTTAATGTCAGTCGTAGCGCATTACAAACAGACAGACGTGTTAGATCTATTGGGAATTTTGTTGCAAAGAAAGTTGCCGATCGTCTGCGAGGATTAAAGGCTGAACAACCTCTTTTCTATGCTGAAGCATGGGATGCGTTAGCACCATTCGTCAAAATAGGATCAATGGAAGATGAAAAGTTTGCTGATCAAGTTGCCGATCTAATCCTATTTGGTACGACTGCTCTGGCTTCAAAAGAAACAGATGGGGGCACTCCAGATCCAATTCCTTGTGGGGAAAAAGCCTTCACTACGCTGAGTGGATACAAAAGTCGTCTGAGTACAGAAGCCAACAATCGCATTCTTTACTGCACGGATGAAGTTGCCCAAGCGAGTGCCCTCAGCTTATGGACTTCACAGGGGGCTGAAATTCTTAAAACCGAAACGTTTATAGACAGCCAATTCCTTCCATGGCTTGAAGCGCGTCATGACGATCTCCGATTCCAGCGCGTTGATGCCGAATTGGATGACACTCTTAAAGAGGACAAACCTGAACTAACTGACCAGGAAGGAGAGACCAAGTCTGAAAGCCTTAGAACTCTAATGAAGCAATCACTTAATAACGACAAGGTCACCATACAAGTACAAGCACTTAAGGGAGATAACGCACCTCCCGCAATGATTTTGCTGCCAGAACAGATGCGACGTATGAACGACATTGGAGCCCTCATGGATCAAAGGCTGCCAGGTCTTCCCGAGCATCATGTCCTTCTTGTCAATCGTCGTCATCCACTTGTCGAAGGACTTTTGAAACTCAAATCTGGATCCGTGCTGGTCAGCACTTCAGGTGTGTCTCCAACCGAATCCTTGGCACAAGGCTTAGCCCGTCACCTATACGACATGGCTCGCCTCGGTGTAGGAGGTTTGGAGCCCAATGAACTTGCTGGATTCCAAAGCCGTAGTGCTGTGTTGATGGGACAGCTGATGGATCGAGCTTTTTAA
- a CDS encoding carbohydrate ABC transporter permease has product MIQLLLLPAALLIALVFGIPLLRYSWLSFHADSVLTGLVAIPNHGANWLRLLHDQRFWQDTYQTARFATVSVSLELLLAIAIALLLDQHWRGRGVVRAISLLPWALPTTVMALGWRWIFNTPYGPIEQFTELIGLQPLNILSNPYITWLATVVGDVWKTTPFAALILLAGLQTIPNDLYEAFYLEGGHPRAALFKITLPLLQPYLLLSLLFRLAQAFGVFDLIQVMTGGGPAGSTESLALYAYLNAMRFLDFGYSSTVMISGFLLLVIACLLVWLIINQASHWREAMK; this is encoded by the coding sequence ATGATCCAATTGCTTCTATTGCCGGCAGCTCTATTAATTGCCTTGGTCTTTGGTATTCCTCTACTGCGTTATTCCTGGTTGAGCTTCCATGCTGATTCAGTCCTCACAGGCTTAGTTGCGATTCCTAATCATGGTGCGAATTGGCTTCGTCTACTGCACGACCAACGCTTCTGGCAAGACACCTATCAGACAGCCCGCTTCGCAACAGTTTCAGTCAGCCTAGAACTATTACTTGCTATAGCTATAGCCCTCTTACTCGATCAGCATTGGCGGGGTCGAGGTGTTGTAAGGGCAATCAGTTTGCTCCCATGGGCTCTGCCAACGACTGTGATGGCTCTTGGCTGGCGTTGGATCTTTAATACACCTTACGGACCTATTGAGCAGTTCACAGAACTGATTGGACTACAACCTCTAAACATCCTCTCGAATCCATATATCACCTGGCTGGCCACGGTTGTTGGTGATGTATGGAAGACCACGCCATTTGCTGCTCTGATTCTTTTGGCTGGCTTGCAAACTATTCCCAATGATCTCTACGAAGCTTTCTATCTCGAAGGTGGCCATCCACGAGCCGCACTATTTAAGATCACCTTGCCGCTCTTGCAACCTTATTTACTCCTTAGTCTTTTATTTCGCCTTGCGCAGGCCTTCGGCGTTTTCGACTTGATTCAGGTGATGACTGGTGGGGGGCCGGCAGGAAGCACGGAAAGCCTTGCTTTATATGCTTATTTAAACGCAATGAGATTCCTAGATTTTGGCTATAGCTCCACTGTAATGATCAGCGGGTTTCTTCTACTTGTTATTGCCTGTCTGCTTGTTTGGCTGATCATCAACCAGGCCAGCCATTGGCGAGAGGCAATGAAATGA
- a CDS encoding ABC transporter ATP-binding protein, whose product MNLVLQNIGRRFGRNWIVRHLDLEVGQGECLALLGPSGCGKSTTLRLIAGLDQPNEGSITIAGEDVTKVSPIDRRIGMVFQSYALFPHLTVFANLALGLQVRGISATDRKQRVASVLALMQLEDLAERHPAELSGGQRQRVALARALLRDPLVYLLDEPMSNLDAQLREDLRPQLRNLILQGSQPVIYVTHDQHEAMAMAHRIAVMRDGKIEQIGTPQELYNNPLSLFVASFVGRPQINLLPAESGIIKAIRPEHIQLSSDGIPCRLVYREWLGTSQLLILESNRGPLRMLCASEITIPETIMLNWSPEKEHQFNASSGERC is encoded by the coding sequence ATGAATCTTGTTCTACAAAACATCGGTCGTCGTTTCGGTAGAAACTGGATTGTTCGTCATCTAGACCTTGAAGTGGGCCAGGGTGAATGCCTTGCCCTACTTGGACCAAGTGGATGTGGCAAAAGCACCACTCTCAGGCTGATAGCAGGACTCGACCAGCCCAACGAAGGTTCGATCACTATCGCTGGCGAGGATGTCACGAAGGTTTCCCCTATTGACCGACGCATCGGCATGGTGTTTCAGAGCTATGCATTATTTCCCCATCTCACAGTTTTTGCCAATCTTGCACTTGGTCTTCAGGTTCGTGGAATATCCGCCACTGATCGCAAACAACGAGTGGCATCTGTTCTGGCATTAATGCAATTAGAGGATCTTGCAGAGCGACATCCGGCAGAACTCTCAGGTGGTCAACGTCAAAGAGTGGCACTCGCCAGAGCTCTGCTCAGAGATCCTCTGGTGTATCTACTTGATGAACCAATGAGCAATCTGGATGCTCAGCTGCGCGAAGATCTGCGACCCCAGTTACGCAATTTAATTCTTCAAGGCAGTCAGCCAGTCATCTACGTCACACACGATCAACATGAAGCCATGGCCATGGCACATCGAATTGCCGTAATGCGAGATGGAAAGATCGAGCAAATCGGTACTCCCCAAGAGCTCTACAACAATCCATTATCACTCTTTGTGGCCAGCTTTGTAGGACGCCCCCAGATCAACCTTCTGCCAGCAGAGTCAGGGATTATCAAGGCAATTCGACCAGAACATATTCAACTAAGTTCAGATGGGATTCCTTGCCGGCTTGTCTACAGGGAGTGGCTGGGAACATCCCAGTTGCTCATTCTTGAGAGCAACAGAGGTCCACTAAGGATGCTTTGCGCTAGCGAGATCACAATTCCCGAGACCATTATGCTCAATTGGTCCCCAGAAAAAGAACATCAATTCAATGCCAGTTCAGGAGAAAGATGTTGA
- a CDS encoding ATP phosphoribosyltransferase regulatory subunit encodes MALQPAAGARDLNPQQVELNQKLSQRLAEVYRLWGYDEVSPPRVERLETLKAGGAIASQDIVRLVADEPLGLRPEMTASIARAACTRLKQRPRPLRLWAAGTIFESRTADEGSLCIEENLQSGVELFGVEPINAEMELLSLLFSAVETLELSKRHQPRLLVGHTALMDLIMLPFQNDLREKIRTALIHYDRLALESLQLPNDQFERLLHHLECRGEPLDVLERLSGLFGTQQALNNLQRLFEQMSPLAADQGIDLQLDPTFQPHFELYTGLVFQLVCQSDAAPVVIARGGRYDNLVARCGAKGLQAAGVGFSFAIDDIRELLTKEIKASDAVETTLVAYGEQATLEHALKRQRHWHKQGQRAVVELEACRDREDAFSRLSDRGCSTLDWLDH; translated from the coding sequence ATGGCCCTGCAACCGGCAGCGGGTGCTCGCGATCTGAACCCCCAGCAGGTCGAGCTAAACCAAAAACTTAGCCAGCGACTTGCCGAGGTTTATCGACTATGGGGCTACGACGAAGTCTCTCCTCCAAGGGTCGAGCGACTCGAAACCTTGAAAGCTGGTGGTGCTATTGCCAGTCAGGACATCGTGCGATTGGTGGCCGATGAACCCCTTGGTCTACGACCAGAGATGACAGCATCAATCGCTCGCGCCGCTTGTACAAGGCTTAAACAAAGACCTCGTCCCTTGAGGCTATGGGCTGCAGGAACAATTTTTGAAAGCCGTACTGCTGATGAAGGAAGCCTTTGCATCGAAGAAAACCTTCAAAGCGGTGTAGAGCTCTTCGGGGTCGAGCCCATCAATGCGGAAATGGAGCTTCTTTCCCTGCTGTTTTCAGCAGTGGAGACTCTCGAACTGAGTAAACGACACCAGCCACGTTTACTCGTTGGCCACACAGCATTAATGGATCTCATCATGCTGCCATTTCAAAACGATCTACGCGAAAAAATAAGAACAGCATTGATCCACTATGACCGCCTTGCTCTTGAAAGCCTGCAACTGCCGAATGATCAATTCGAGCGCCTCCTCCATCACTTGGAGTGCCGTGGTGAACCACTAGACGTGCTCGAACGCTTATCAGGCCTATTTGGAACTCAACAAGCACTCAATAACCTACAAAGGCTATTTGAACAGATGAGTCCACTGGCCGCTGATCAGGGGATTGACCTGCAACTGGATCCAACCTTTCAGCCCCATTTTGAGCTCTACACCGGGCTGGTGTTTCAGTTGGTATGTCAAAGCGATGCTGCACCTGTCGTGATTGCTCGTGGGGGGCGTTACGACAACCTTGTAGCTCGTTGCGGTGCCAAAGGGCTTCAAGCAGCAGGGGTAGGCTTTAGTTTCGCCATAGACGATATTCGTGAACTGCTGACCAAAGAGATCAAAGCGTCTGACGCTGTGGAAACAACCCTTGTTGCCTACGGCGAGCAAGCAACGCTGGAACATGCACTCAAGCGTCAGCGTCACTGGCACAAGCAGGGCCAGCGTGCTGTTGTTGAACTTGAAGCCTGTCGCGATCGTGAAGATGCCTTCAGCCGTCTATCAGATCGGGGCTGTAGCACACTGGACTGGTTAGATCATTAG
- the csaB gene encoding polysaccharide pyruvyl transferase CsaB: protein MAVQAKQCKAVLLCGYYGEHNLGDDALLQVLLEELPSSLQPWITANDSNVIKGLAPKAQVINRRSLLESIRALFQVQGLILGGGSLLQDSTSFKSLIYYLILIVIAQQRGVPVLLWGQGLGPFRYRLSRWMVRRVLRRVQAISWRDPDSFQLAEQWCLPSPMLMAPDPVWQLPSRSWEGGQAVVLCWRSTSMLDRFGWQHLLQALEMILTDIDAPVHWLAFHQRQDEELFRKLDRQGLISSSLRSRSHSFAFDSLTEVMNQFTMARLVLPMRLHALILAQLAGSPTVALSYDPKVSSAALMANVPFTDLQSLPDIRLLAGLWGQVLDVPPDLGKIEAIRKHASQHSKIIDKVFN, encoded by the coding sequence ATGGCAGTTCAGGCAAAGCAATGCAAGGCAGTGCTGTTATGCGGCTACTACGGCGAGCACAACCTTGGCGATGATGCTCTTTTGCAGGTTTTACTTGAGGAGCTTCCCTCAAGTTTGCAGCCTTGGATCACGGCAAATGATTCAAATGTGATTAAGGGTTTAGCTCCGAAGGCTCAAGTCATTAACCGACGCTCATTGCTGGAGAGCATTAGGGCACTTTTTCAAGTTCAGGGTTTGATTCTTGGTGGTGGCAGCTTGCTGCAGGACAGCACGAGTTTTAAGAGCCTGATCTACTACTTGATCTTGATTGTGATAGCCCAACAACGTGGCGTTCCTGTTTTGCTTTGGGGGCAGGGCCTGGGGCCATTCCGTTATCGCTTGAGTCGATGGATGGTTAGGAGAGTCTTACGCAGGGTGCAGGCGATCAGCTGGAGAGATCCAGACTCTTTTCAGCTTGCTGAGCAGTGGTGCCTACCCTCTCCGATGCTGATGGCACCAGATCCAGTTTGGCAGCTTCCCTCTAGGAGCTGGGAGGGTGGCCAAGCAGTTGTGCTCTGTTGGCGTTCCACCTCAATGCTTGATCGCTTTGGCTGGCAGCATTTGCTCCAAGCCCTTGAGATGATCCTTACAGATATTGATGCTCCAGTTCATTGGCTTGCTTTTCATCAACGTCAGGATGAAGAGCTATTCCGAAAACTAGATAGACAAGGATTGATCAGTTCCAGCTTGAGATCAAGAAGTCATTCCTTTGCATTTGATTCACTAACAGAGGTTATGAATCAGTTCACGATGGCCAGATTGGTGCTCCCCATGCGACTGCATGCACTAATCCTGGCCCAATTGGCTGGTAGTCCCACAGTGGCACTCAGCTACGACCCGAAGGTGTCATCTGCAGCTTTGATGGCAAATGTGCCCTTTACTGATTTGCAATCGTTGCCTGACATTCGTTTGCTTGCTGGACTATGGGGCCAGGTCTTAGATGTTCCTCCTGACCTTGGAAAGATCGAAGCAATCCGCAAGCACGCTTCTCAACACAGCAAGATAATAGACAAGGTCTTTAATTAA
- a CDS encoding inositol monophosphatase family protein, translated as MKPLNCTLAAEQAGLNNEDLARLAAVARKASECGGAILMDHYGHLESIESKGRTGDLVTNADLAAEKCVLEFLQQETPNIALLAEESGSFSGQGSLCWCVDPLDGTTNFAHGYPFFATSIGLTWRQTPILGAIAVPFLDEIYWAAPSLGAFCNQKPIKVSSCKSLVDSLLVTGFAYDRQNRLDNNYAEFCWMTHRTRGVRRGGAAAVDMAFVAAGRLDGYWERGLAPWDLAAGVALVELAGGKVTDYRGDTFDLNSGRVLACPPGMQKLLVDQLSKVKPLEADSFGAPELRSMGS; from the coding sequence TTGAAACCTCTGAACTGCACCCTTGCTGCTGAGCAAGCTGGCTTGAACAATGAAGATCTGGCGCGCCTTGCAGCTGTAGCGCGTAAGGCCTCTGAATGTGGTGGTGCCATTTTGATGGACCACTATGGACATCTTGAAAGCATCGAAAGCAAGGGGCGAACTGGCGATCTTGTCACCAATGCAGATCTAGCCGCTGAGAAGTGTGTACTTGAATTTCTCCAGCAGGAAACTCCTAACATTGCCCTTCTCGCAGAAGAAAGCGGATCATTTTCTGGCCAAGGTTCGCTTTGTTGGTGTGTTGACCCACTAGATGGAACAACCAATTTCGCTCATGGCTATCCGTTCTTCGCTACCTCGATTGGCCTCACTTGGCGGCAAACACCAATCCTTGGCGCCATAGCTGTGCCTTTCCTTGATGAGATCTACTGGGCAGCCCCAAGCCTGGGTGCATTTTGCAATCAAAAACCGATCAAGGTTTCATCATGCAAAAGCCTGGTTGATTCCTTGCTTGTGACCGGTTTTGCCTATGACAGGCAAAACCGCTTAGACAACAACTACGCCGAATTCTGCTGGATGACACACCGAACACGTGGCGTGCGACGTGGTGGTGCAGCAGCAGTGGACATGGCTTTTGTGGCTGCTGGGCGACTCGATGGTTATTGGGAACGCGGTCTTGCTCCATGGGATCTTGCTGCTGGAGTAGCCCTGGTGGAGCTAGCTGGAGGGAAGGTGACTGATTACCGCGGTGACACATTTGATCTGAATAGTGGCAGGGTGCTGGCCTGTCCGCCTGGAATGCAGAAACTGCTTGTTGATCAACTCAGCAAAGTAAAACCCCTTGAAGCGGATTCATTTGGCGCTCCCGAACTCAGGAGCATGGGATCCTGA
- a CDS encoding ABC transporter substrate-binding protein, which produces MKRRIFTKIALLFSLSSVALFASWALSTRPIQINILMPAPFAESTTDLVQQFNKDHHGRIQLRVTRGPLETEAVSDLAISSLLLGKSPFDALLIDVTWLPKYAAAGWLIPLDPWIDQQKIDSIAPGAMLGNNFDGKLYRWPLVADMGLLYWRTDLMNKPPRTPEELIKVSLKLQKEGRVANGYVWQGRQYEGLSCVFLEVLDGFGGQWLEPETDNVGLDSSASLKAASWLRELILSGASPKAVINYAENEALQAFKSGDVALMRNWPYAWGELQKPNSDVRGNVGVTTMVASAGNRSTSTLGSWGFSILKGSSNPQAAAEAIAFLTSTSAQKTLFLNESYTPTKVELFKDQELLSKSQILPELAKALESTDERPSTPLYAQISDVLQRNLSSILTGQSSVSDAMANAQANTEKILMAARETK; this is translated from the coding sequence ATGAAGAGAAGGATATTTACGAAGATAGCTCTTCTATTCTCTTTGAGCAGTGTCGCACTATTTGCAAGTTGGGCCCTGAGTACTCGCCCTATTCAGATCAATATCTTGATGCCAGCTCCATTTGCTGAGTCAACAACTGATCTGGTACAACAATTCAACAAAGATCATCATGGCAGGATCCAACTACGGGTGACTCGAGGTCCACTTGAAACAGAAGCCGTATCTGATTTAGCCATCAGCAGTCTGCTTTTAGGTAAAAGTCCATTCGATGCACTTTTAATTGATGTAACTTGGTTGCCGAAATACGCCGCCGCAGGATGGCTTATTCCCTTGGATCCATGGATCGACCAACAAAAGATTGATTCCATTGCTCCGGGGGCAATGCTTGGAAATAATTTCGACGGGAAACTGTATCGATGGCCGCTTGTGGCGGACATGGGATTGCTTTATTGGCGGACTGATTTGATGAATAAACCACCGCGTACCCCTGAGGAACTTATTAAAGTTAGTCTTAAACTCCAAAAAGAAGGTCGTGTTGCTAATGGCTATGTCTGGCAAGGCCGTCAATATGAAGGCCTAAGTTGTGTATTTCTAGAAGTTCTTGACGGATTTGGAGGGCAATGGCTTGAACCAGAAACCGATAATGTTGGCCTCGACAGCTCCGCAAGTCTTAAGGCTGCAAGTTGGTTGCGTGAACTGATTCTCAGTGGAGCAAGCCCCAAAGCAGTGATCAACTATGCAGAAAATGAAGCTCTACAAGCGTTTAAGTCTGGAGATGTTGCGCTAATGCGTAACTGGCCTTATGCCTGGGGAGAACTTCAGAAGCCTAACAGCGATGTTAGAGGCAATGTTGGCGTAACCACGATGGTTGCTTCCGCTGGCAATCGATCCACATCAACCCTAGGCAGCTGGGGCTTCTCGATCCTCAAGGGCTCATCGAACCCTCAAGCAGCAGCAGAGGCAATTGCCTTCCTCACTTCAACATCTGCACAAAAAACACTGTTCTTGAACGAAAGTTATACGCCAACCAAAGTTGAACTATTCAAAGACCAAGAGCTGCTCTCAAAGTCACAAATTCTTCCGGAGCTTGCTAAAGCCCTAGAAAGCACTGATGAACGTCCATCAACTCCTCTTTATGCACAGATTAGTGATGTATTACAACGAAATCTTAGTTCGATTTTAACAGGCCAATCCAGTGTTAGCGATGCAATGGCCAACGCCCAAGCAAACACCGAGAAGATTCTTATGGCGGCAAGAGAAACTAAATGA
- the pstB gene encoding phosphate ABC transporter ATP-binding protein PstB, with amino-acid sequence MTATSSPRPKQISTDPCISLQNVTISYNEFEAVRHVYCEIPRGKITALIGPSGCGKSTILRSLNRMNDLIEGCSLTGRVMFDGDDLYSPNIDPVEVRRRIGMVFQQPNPFPKSIYENIAFGARINGYKGDMNELVERSLRQAAVWDECKDKLKESGCSLSGGQQQRLCIARTIAIEPEVILMDEPCSALDPISTLKIEETMHELKNRFTIVIVTHNMQQAVRVSDFTAFFNAEVQEGGSGKVGYLVEFNETEKIFHSPAQEATQNYISGRFG; translated from the coding sequence ATGACAGCCACTTCCTCTCCTCGGCCAAAGCAGATTTCAACTGATCCCTGCATATCACTTCAGAACGTCACTATAAGTTACAATGAATTTGAAGCAGTACGACATGTTTACTGCGAGATACCCCGCGGCAAAATTACAGCTTTAATCGGACCATCTGGATGTGGTAAATCAACAATTCTGCGATCTCTAAATCGTATGAACGATTTGATAGAAGGATGTTCTCTTACAGGTCGAGTGATGTTTGATGGAGACGACTTGTATTCCCCAAATATCGATCCAGTTGAGGTACGCCGACGCATCGGGATGGTATTTCAGCAACCCAATCCATTCCCTAAAAGCATCTATGAAAATATTGCATTTGGAGCAAGAATTAATGGATATAAAGGTGATATGAATGAGCTTGTTGAACGCTCACTTCGTCAAGCAGCTGTATGGGATGAATGCAAGGATAAGCTTAAAGAAAGCGGATGTTCTCTATCAGGTGGCCAGCAACAAAGGCTATGCATAGCTAGGACAATCGCTATTGAACCAGAAGTGATTCTAATGGATGAACCCTGTTCAGCCCTTGATCCTATTTCTACACTTAAAATTGAAGAGACAATGCATGAGTTAAAAAATAGATTTACGATTGTAATTGTCACTCATAATATGCAACAGGCTGTTCGAGTTAGTGATTTCACAGCTTTCTTCAATGCTGAGGTACAAGAAGGTGGATCAGGAAAAGTTGGTTATCTTGTTGAGTTCAATGAAACAGAGAAAATCTTCCATTCACCTGCTCAGGAGGCTACTCAGAATTATATATCCGGCCGCTTTGGTTGA